Proteins encoded in a region of the Stieleria neptunia genome:
- a CDS encoding chorismate synthase, with protein MEILGGPYFGVAGAGESHGPAVTTIVFGCPAGLMIRREQVQAFLDRRRPGGNKYGTPRNEKDKVVFLSGLYQTDHEALLGDAGRGESKLSVEVEGARFESQGYEAGYTTGEPIAAMVLSTSKKSGDYTQFIGPKGQVRPGHTDLVKYHKSRGFVDVRGGGRSSYRVTISDVVGGSLARLFLQQTFGTVLLSSIDQVGPLRANVSLADRCQALLAEQDSVTIDADTIAAMQRDIDASVIPSIDSGFASEAAELIKETRKSGDSLGAGVEVVALNVPPLLGDPLYQSLKVRIMGALGGLNAVQSCEVGAGAAVIERVGSENNDPIRSGGYVSNTHGGLIGGMTTGMPLVFRVGFKPTSTINKPQQSVTKDLSEIDFQLEKGRHDPCVGVRAGVTLESRIAIELMNAALSHKAQSVGEGLPGLFR; from the coding sequence ATGGAAATTCTTGGTGGACCTTACTTTGGTGTCGCGGGCGCGGGTGAATCCCACGGCCCGGCGGTGACGACCATCGTGTTCGGTTGTCCGGCCGGGCTGATGATCCGTCGCGAGCAGGTCCAAGCGTTTTTGGATCGGCGCCGACCCGGGGGCAACAAGTATGGCACGCCCCGCAACGAAAAAGACAAGGTCGTCTTTCTCTCCGGCCTGTACCAGACCGATCACGAGGCGCTGCTGGGAGACGCCGGCCGCGGTGAATCAAAACTCAGCGTCGAGGTCGAGGGGGCGCGGTTTGAATCCCAAGGCTATGAGGCGGGCTACACCACCGGCGAACCGATCGCGGCGATGGTCCTGTCGACCAGCAAGAAGTCGGGCGATTACACGCAATTCATCGGCCCCAAGGGTCAGGTCCGCCCGGGCCACACGGATCTGGTGAAGTATCACAAGTCGCGTGGGTTCGTCGATGTCCGCGGCGGCGGTCGCAGCAGTTACCGTGTCACGATCAGCGATGTCGTCGGCGGCAGTCTCGCGCGATTGTTTTTGCAACAAACCTTCGGTACCGTCTTGCTGTCCTCGATCGATCAAGTCGGACCGCTGCGGGCGAACGTTTCGTTGGCCGATCGGTGCCAGGCACTGTTGGCCGAGCAGGATTCGGTCACGATCGATGCCGACACGATCGCGGCGATGCAGCGCGACATCGACGCTTCGGTCATCCCTTCGATCGACAGCGGTTTTGCCTCCGAAGCCGCGGAACTGATCAAGGAGACGCGCAAGTCCGGCGACTCGCTCGGGGCCGGGGTCGAGGTGGTGGCGCTCAATGTGCCGCCGCTGCTGGGAGACCCGCTGTATCAGAGTTTAAAGGTGCGGATCATGGGTGCACTCGGCGGGCTCAACGCGGTCCAGTCCTGCGAGGTCGGCGCGGGGGCGGCGGTGATCGAGCGGGTCGGCAGCGAGAACAACGATCCGATCCGCAGCGGCGGGTACGTTTCCAACACCCACGGCGGCCTGATCGGCGGGATGACCACCGGCATGCCGCTGGTGTTTCGCGTCGGATTCAAACCCACTTCGACGATCAACAAACCACAACAGTCGGTCACCAAAGACCTCAGCGAGATCGATTTCCAGCTCGAAAAAGGGCGCCATGACCCCTGCGTCGGTGTGCGAGCCGGAGTGACGTTGGAGTCGCGGATCGCGATCGAGTTGATGAACGCGGCGCTCAGCCACAAGGCGCAGAGTGTCGGGGAAGGGCTGCCCGGATTGTTCCGGTAG
- a CDS encoding zinc ribbon domain-containing protein, translating into MKIKCPGCASLLQIPDTAAGKVVKCKCGKQLRAPGGPAAAPAQAKPPAQASPGASAARRAPAQSRPLAAPSPAAAAGLFDELTETDLAPIKAVQIPGAKVAVKAPGASAAKMLNEAISGSDRRGEALVMKGEAMRPPFLIFIGIINGLSAIFYGGLMLLFLGFVDAEMLEDMDDAMADVVGFVYYLIAGMLGLMALLSLATSICCFFRGRVCWYVVLLSYGWALAFRIFEVAQEAMADDVEFSIIKGVGGILIGAGIWAWLHGESVRAYYQTEGEPIWRIAVIDATGFLVAGGLGAAVLLMG; encoded by the coding sequence ATGAAGATCAAGTGCCCCGGCTGCGCGTCTCTGCTTCAAATCCCCGACACGGCGGCCGGCAAGGTGGTCAAATGCAAGTGTGGGAAACAGCTTCGGGCACCCGGGGGGCCTGCTGCGGCGCCGGCACAGGCGAAGCCACCAGCGCAAGCCAGTCCGGGGGCGTCTGCTGCCAGGCGGGCACCCGCCCAGTCTCGACCGCTCGCCGCGCCCTCTCCCGCGGCGGCAGCCGGGTTGTTTGACGAGTTGACCGAAACCGATTTGGCGCCGATCAAAGCGGTTCAGATTCCGGGAGCCAAGGTGGCGGTCAAGGCGCCCGGTGCCAGCGCAGCGAAAATGCTCAACGAGGCGATTTCGGGCAGCGATCGGCGCGGGGAAGCGTTGGTGATGAAAGGGGAGGCGATGCGGCCACCTTTCTTGATCTTTATCGGCATCATCAACGGACTCTCGGCGATCTTCTACGGCGGTTTGATGCTGTTGTTTCTCGGCTTTGTCGATGCCGAGATGTTGGAGGACATGGACGATGCCATGGCCGACGTGGTCGGGTTCGTCTATTACCTCATTGCCGGGATGCTCGGGCTGATGGCCCTCTTGTCGTTGGCGACCAGCATCTGCTGCTTCTTTCGCGGCAGAGTCTGCTGGTACGTCGTCTTGCTCAGCTATGGCTGGGCGCTGGCGTTTCGCATTTTCGAAGTGGCGCAAGAGGCGATGGCAGATGACGTGGAATTCAGCATCATCAAGGGTGTGGGAGGGATACTGATCGGCGCCGGCATTTGGGCGTGGCTGCACGGCGAAAGCGTTCGCGCGTATTACCAAACCGAAGGCGAACCGATTTGGCGGATCGCGGTGATCGACGCGACCGGATTCCTGGTCGCCGGAGGGCTCGGCGCGGCGGTACTGTTGATGGGGTAA
- a CDS encoding preprotein translocase subunit SecA — MSFFETLADVTGAVFGGALSSFERAITSVFGSANARQVTALQAKAEEITALEPKYEAMTDEELREQTQLFRQRIRDGESLDDILPEAFAVCREGGKRFLSMRHYDVQLIGGMVLHQGNIAEMVTGEGKTLVATLPAYLNALEGKGVHVITVNDYLARRDMEWMAPLYMNLGLTVNAIQSGMSTGEKQAAYRCDITYGTNNEFGFDYLRDNMRPAAQGDDRFPPEAQQCQGPLNYAIIDEVDNILIDEARTPLIISGPSEMDLGRYADADRVARALRKEEHFTVDEKQHNVTLTDEGVREAERLAGVESFYTAGNMEWPHLIDNALKAHYLYKLDVNYVVKDRQIVIVDEFTGRLMDGRQWSDGLHQAVEAKENVPIKPETQTFATASLQNIFKMYKKLSGMTGTAMTEANEFWKIYKLDVIAIPTNRVLQRIEHPDVIYLTEEFKYKALAEEIERTNKWDVLGLKDGTELWGKIEEEQSDQVKFIGKGEKTPDTIPKAKITSIEYAGRPVLVGTVSIEKSEKLSLLLERRGVKHEVLNAKQHEREADIVSQAGRKYAVTIATNMAGRGTDIILGGNPETKAWAQLQHKYATRLDVPDEEWNELVESIDKAEGMSEQGEHVRELGGLYVLGTERHESRRIDLQLRGRCGRQGDPGSSRFFLSLEDDLMRIFAGEWVKNMMERIGMREDEPLESKLVTRRIAAAQKKVEERNFEMRKSLLDYDEVMDEQRKRVYRYRQNLLDGHSSRTMILDLIRSQIQEQVETFLEPGYGAETFAAFAGGQLGCTLDPKDFQNMEISMATSYAREQAERTAEVTVEEIVEENLPEGMEDEWNWQALAKWCNTSLGTNYQDHQLKKMERDELINTLIEKSHQAIEKVDLSEGEPFLDADYGLRVLCGWMRHRFGIETTPEEFRDVEDRRAVTKALVSRAEEAYAEKETEYPALAGISQFTVQQGAQVILDRENLVGWIKRRFEKGVDIEEVPLNRDDLKTQLIQFSRETSDAAGAMYAKADEMVQNVFGDAQDDQTAAVATSGTDKLETLAAWMKNELGASIEAEDLARMNREKLTLAVDGAVDDRFHPEMRRMERQILLNIVDDVWKNHLLTMDHLRSSVGLKGYAQLDPKVEYKREGMRLFDHMWESVGEQVTGLIFRMESFNQDFIRSTWVDAKARHDEVHSVAGQAGTATATKAATQTAAQQAAEASNQQTDAKPEPIRNTGVKIGRNDPCPCGSGKKYKNCCLRK; from the coding sequence ATGTCGTTTTTTGAAACCCTGGCAGATGTCACCGGCGCAGTCTTCGGCGGTGCCCTCAGCTCCTTTGAACGTGCGATCACGTCCGTGTTCGGATCGGCCAACGCGCGTCAAGTCACCGCACTCCAGGCCAAAGCGGAGGAGATCACCGCGCTTGAGCCGAAATACGAGGCGATGACCGACGAGGAGTTGCGTGAACAGACGCAGCTGTTCCGGCAACGGATCCGTGACGGCGAAAGCTTGGACGACATCTTGCCCGAAGCCTTTGCCGTCTGTCGCGAGGGCGGGAAACGCTTCCTCAGCATGCGTCACTACGACGTCCAGCTGATCGGCGGCATGGTGCTGCACCAGGGCAACATCGCCGAAATGGTCACCGGTGAAGGAAAGACGCTGGTTGCGACGCTGCCGGCCTATCTCAACGCGCTCGAGGGCAAAGGCGTTCACGTCATCACGGTCAACGATTACCTGGCCCGCCGTGACATGGAATGGATGGCGCCGCTGTACATGAACCTGGGTCTGACGGTCAACGCGATCCAATCGGGGATGTCGACCGGCGAAAAACAGGCCGCCTATCGCTGTGACATCACCTACGGAACGAACAACGAATTCGGCTTCGATTACTTGCGCGACAACATGCGGCCGGCCGCCCAAGGCGACGACCGTTTTCCGCCCGAAGCCCAGCAATGCCAAGGCCCGCTGAACTACGCGATCATCGACGAAGTGGACAACATTCTGATCGACGAGGCGAGAACGCCGTTGATCATCAGCGGCCCCAGCGAGATGGATCTGGGGCGATACGCCGATGCCGACCGCGTCGCACGGGCGCTGCGAAAAGAAGAACACTTCACCGTCGACGAAAAACAGCACAACGTCACGCTGACCGACGAGGGTGTGCGTGAAGCCGAACGGCTGGCCGGCGTCGAAAGTTTCTACACCGCCGGCAACATGGAATGGCCGCACCTGATCGACAACGCGCTCAAGGCCCACTACCTGTACAAGCTGGACGTCAATTACGTCGTCAAAGATCGCCAGATCGTGATCGTCGACGAGTTCACCGGTCGCTTGATGGACGGCCGACAATGGAGCGACGGGTTGCACCAAGCGGTCGAAGCCAAAGAAAATGTTCCGATCAAACCCGAAACCCAAACCTTTGCCACCGCCTCGCTGCAAAACATCTTCAAGATGTACAAGAAGCTGTCCGGCATGACCGGGACCGCGATGACCGAGGCCAACGAGTTTTGGAAGATCTACAAACTCGACGTGATTGCGATCCCGACCAACCGCGTCTTGCAACGGATCGAACATCCCGACGTCATCTATCTGACCGAAGAATTCAAATACAAAGCGCTCGCCGAAGAGATCGAACGGACCAACAAGTGGGATGTGTTGGGACTGAAGGACGGAACCGAATTGTGGGGCAAGATCGAGGAAGAACAGAGCGATCAAGTCAAATTCATCGGCAAGGGTGAAAAGACCCCTGACACGATCCCCAAGGCAAAGATCACCTCGATCGAATATGCCGGACGCCCCGTCCTGGTCGGTACCGTCAGCATCGAGAAGAGCGAAAAACTGAGCCTGTTGCTCGAACGCCGCGGCGTCAAACACGAAGTCCTGAACGCCAAACAGCACGAACGGGAAGCGGACATCGTTTCGCAAGCGGGACGAAAATACGCCGTCACGATCGCGACCAACATGGCCGGTCGTGGTACCGACATCATCCTCGGCGGCAACCCCGAGACCAAAGCCTGGGCACAACTGCAGCACAAGTACGCGACGCGACTGGACGTTCCCGACGAGGAATGGAACGAGTTGGTCGAATCGATCGACAAAGCCGAAGGCATGAGCGAGCAGGGCGAACACGTCCGCGAACTCGGCGGGTTGTACGTCCTGGGAACCGAACGTCACGAATCGCGACGCATCGACCTGCAGCTTCGCGGACGTTGCGGACGCCAAGGCGACCCCGGTTCGAGCCGTTTCTTCTTGTCGCTCGAAGACGACTTGATGCGGATCTTCGCCGGCGAGTGGGTCAAGAACATGATGGAACGGATCGGCATGAGGGAGGACGAACCGCTGGAGTCCAAACTCGTCACCCGCCGCATCGCAGCCGCCCAAAAGAAAGTCGAAGAACGCAACTTTGAAATGCGAAAGAGTTTGCTGGACTATGACGAGGTCATGGACGAGCAACGAAAACGCGTCTATCGCTATCGCCAAAACCTGCTCGATGGCCACAGCTCGCGGACGATGATTCTGGATCTGATCCGATCCCAGATCCAAGAACAGGTCGAAACGTTCTTGGAACCCGGCTACGGCGCCGAAACCTTTGCCGCCTTCGCCGGCGGCCAACTCGGTTGCACGCTGGATCCCAAAGATTTCCAAAACATGGAAATCTCCATGGCCACCAGCTACGCCCGCGAACAAGCCGAGCGAACCGCCGAAGTCACGGTCGAAGAAATCGTCGAAGAAAACCTGCCCGAAGGCATGGAGGACGAATGGAACTGGCAGGCGCTCGCCAAATGGTGCAACACCTCCCTGGGCACCAATTATCAAGACCATCAACTGAAAAAGATGGAACGCGATGAACTGATCAACACCCTGATCGAGAAAAGTCATCAAGCCATTGAAAAAGTTGATCTCAGCGAAGGCGAACCGTTCCTCGATGCCGACTACGGACTCCGCGTCCTCTGCGGTTGGATGCGACACCGCTTCGGAATCGAAACCACTCCCGAAGAATTCCGCGACGTCGAAGATCGACGTGCCGTCACCAAGGCGTTGGTCTCACGCGCCGAGGAAGCATACGCCGAGAAAGAAACCGAATACCCGGCACTCGCCGGCATCTCGCAATTCACCGTCCAGCAAGGTGCCCAAGTCATCTTGGATCGCGAAAACCTGGTCGGCTGGATCAAACGTCGCTTTGAGAAAGGGGTCGACATCGAGGAGGTACCGCTGAACCGTGACGACCTGAAAACGCAGCTGATCCAGTTCAGCCGCGAAACCAGCGACGCCGCCGGCGCCATGTACGCCAAAGCGGATGAGATGGTCCAGAACGTGTTCGGGGATGCCCAGGACGACCAGACCGCCGCGGTCGCCACCAGCGGAACCGACAAACTGGAAACCCTGGCCGCTTGGATGAAAAACGAACTGGGTGCTTCGATCGAAGCGGAAGATCTGGCGCGGATGAATCGTGAAAAACTCACCCTGGCCGTCGACGGTGCCGTCGATGATCGATTCCACCCCGAAATGCGACGCATGGAACGCCAGATCTTGCTGAACATCGTCGACGACGTTTGGAAAAATCACCTGCTGACGATGGACCACCTCCGCAGCAGCGTCGGCTTGAAAGGCTATGCCCAACTGGACCCCAAAGTCGAATACAAACGCGAAGGCATGCGGCTGTTCGACCACATGTGGGAATCGGTCGGTGAACAAGTCACCGGTTTGATCTTCCGCATGGAATCGTTCAACCAAGACTTCATCCGCAGCACCTGGGTCGACGCCAAAGCACGTCACGATGAAGTGCACTCGGTCGCCGGCCAAGCGGGCACCGCGACGGCGACCAAGGCCGCCACCCAAACGGCCGCACAACAGGCCGCCGAAGCGAGCAACCAGCAGACCGACGCCAAACCCGAGCCGATTCGAAATACCGGCGTCAAAATCGGACGCAATGATCCCTGCCCCTGCGGCAGCGGCAAGAAATACAAGAATTGCTGCCTGAGGAAGTAG
- the rpiB gene encoding ribose 5-phosphate isomerase B has product MIDQNPSDDRLRVAIGGDHAGYPLKQVVAEQLAAVSYATLVGNVIDCGTDSTARCDYPDFAIAVSREIILGNADRGIVVCGSGVGVSVAANKIPGIRAAICHDTYSAHQGVEHDDMNVLCIGGRIIGSELALEIVRAFLGARYTPGERHQRRLDKVMEIEAQGRDALGL; this is encoded by the coding sequence ATGATCGATCAGAACCCATCCGACGACCGGTTACGCGTCGCCATCGGCGGCGACCACGCCGGTTACCCGCTCAAACAGGTGGTTGCTGAACAGCTTGCTGCCGTTTCATACGCGACATTGGTCGGCAACGTCATCGACTGTGGCACCGACAGCACGGCGCGGTGCGACTACCCCGATTTTGCGATCGCGGTTTCACGCGAGATCATTTTGGGCAACGCGGACCGTGGCATCGTGGTCTGTGGCAGCGGGGTGGGCGTGAGTGTCGCGGCGAACAAAATTCCCGGGATTCGGGCGGCGATCTGTCACGATACCTATTCGGCCCACCAGGGGGTCGAACACGATGACATGAACGTGTTGTGCATCGGCGGCCGGATCATCGGCAGCGAGTTGGCCCTGGAAATTGTCCGCGCGTTTCTGGGGGCCCGCTACACGCCGGGCGAGCGGCACCAGCGCCGTTTGGACAAAGTCATGGAAATCGAAGCCCAGGGGCGCGACGCGTTGGGGCTCTAG
- a CDS encoding dihydroorotate dehydrogenase electron transfer subunit, translating to MSALHADYYADQLVQHETVLEQNECIAEATYRLRVSAPALASIAVPGQFVMIRLAGVDAPLIGRALAIWDVLPGEDGKPKYIDLIYLKKGSFTTACAESPLGTKVSLWGPLGNGFSARPCDRLIMAVGGIGQTPMLLLGREAIGSQSFGRPNGWANQVELIYGARRESLLAGVPDFRQAGFDVQLCTDDGSTGRQALVPDVLAARLDELDDASAVRVVTCGPEIMMEKVADACRKRGVDCQVSMETPMACGIGICFSCVAKVKQDDGEWDYKRTCVEGPIFDADKIVW from the coding sequence ATGTCCGCACTGCATGCCGATTATTACGCCGACCAGTTGGTCCAGCACGAAACGGTGCTGGAGCAGAACGAGTGCATTGCCGAAGCGACGTATCGGCTGCGTGTCTCGGCTCCGGCGCTCGCGTCGATCGCCGTACCCGGCCAATTCGTGATGATCCGCTTGGCGGGTGTCGATGCACCGCTGATCGGTCGCGCGTTGGCGATCTGGGACGTGCTGCCGGGCGAGGACGGCAAACCGAAATACATCGATCTGATCTACCTGAAAAAAGGCAGCTTCACGACGGCCTGTGCCGAAAGCCCACTGGGAACCAAAGTCAGCTTGTGGGGGCCGCTGGGCAACGGTTTCTCCGCACGACCGTGTGACCGCTTGATCATGGCCGTCGGCGGGATCGGGCAAACACCGATGTTGCTGCTCGGGCGCGAAGCGATCGGCAGCCAATCGTTTGGTCGGCCAAACGGCTGGGCGAATCAGGTGGAACTGATCTACGGGGCGCGGCGCGAATCATTACTCGCCGGCGTCCCGGATTTTCGTCAGGCCGGATTCGACGTCCAGCTGTGCACCGATGACGGATCCACCGGCCGCCAAGCACTGGTGCCGGATGTCTTGGCCGCTCGGCTCGATGAACTCGATGACGCCTCCGCCGTCCGCGTCGTCACGTGCGGACCGGAGATCATGATGGAGAAGGTCGCCGATGCTTGTCGCAAGCGTGGCGTCGACTGTCAGGTCTCGATGGAAACTCCGATGGCGTGCGGCATCGGCATCTGCTTTTCCTGCGTCGCCAAAGTCAAACAAGACGACGGCGAGTGGGATTACAAACGCACCTGCGTCGAAGGCCCGATCTTTGACGCCGACAAGATTGTTTGGTGA